The Anolis carolinensis isolate JA03-04 chromosome 1, rAnoCar3.1.pri, whole genome shotgun sequence genome window below encodes:
- the fam111a gene encoding serine protease FAM111A isoform X2 gives MPATDASETAGNFQMSDLVGEQKRISTNHFKVVPIKANMNPRNKKKRSNKKKHSVKKRTSDGNIVPFLKCCNEGSEPSSSVKRMKRGHPLTEIGNHPERQAPTNTEKTIDEEREFTVNLGDSGKEHVVKGTIHDSLLSALKASKDVNAHMDKKKGKKMYLLGKKGIEGCINLGMPLKYVPSGSQFEMKFYISKQTKSSDELEYRQDEIKSKECVLFFVAPNANKFRTNEPLSDKIIRCNQLLKEHSNLCVFAPKEETIKDALCKDGRFTSLLKERDWVLMENKKSIPNNLTVDSLSNRTFTVHVKTEKRASSTKGPNNEHVLPVSQAAQLKALYSFKSNILNAYPDLENQSEIINTFFQNVRKQPKHKNDIFRVYKEAFCKKKNNSIPIKLENLHVNLSNSVGYIMWDKFLKKGTATCFVLCDKYILTCHHVVKFIVGEGVEEKDWARKISQSACVTFSYVDSHPNSDPGNWFELEEWFEISDMDLDFAVLKLKENVNKSSPPDGLVQFTFDLPCNGLIDIIGHPDGETKQTDGCSVINVYERPQELFHRVLQEQETQCNPIECGIDAYGTKCIHLYNPRDFPEIIDNHNTVTYDTSFFHGSSGSPVFDRNGRLLAMHAAGYLYRGKRKQKSIIEFGYSMMSILAAIEKKHKSWYDSEIGPFLQAGCDGDKNAVGAYPTDVEMQPVD, from the exons atgccagccacagatgcaagcgaaACAGCAGGAAA TTTCCAGATGTCAGATCTTGTAGGAGAACAAAAGCGGATCTCTACCAATCACTTCAAAG TTGTACCTATAAAAGCCAATATGAATCCTAGAAACAAGAAGAAGCGTTCTAATAAAAAAAAGCATTCAGTTAAAAAAAGGACCAGTGATGGAAATATTGTTCCTTTTCTGAAG TGCTGTAATGAAGGATCTGAGCCCAGTTCAAGTGTCAAAAGAATGAAAAGAGGACATCCTTTGACAGAAATTGGGAATCATCCTGAAAGACAGGCTCCAACAAACACTGAGAAGACAATAGATGAAGAGCGAGAATTCACAGTGAATTTGGGTGATAGTGGAAAGGAGCATGTGGTGAAAGGCACAATCCACGATAGCCTGCTCAGTGCCCTCAAGGCTTCTAAAGATGTTAATGCACATATGGACAAAAAGAAGGGCAAGAAGATGTACTTGTTAGGGAAGAAAGGGATTGAGGGTTGCATTAATTTGGGGATGCCTCTGAAATATGTGCCTAGTGGCTCCCaatttgaaatgaaattttaCATAAGTAAGCAAACTAAGAGCTCTGATGAATTAGAATACAGGCAGGATGAAATTAAGAGCAAGGAATGTGTCTTATTCTTTGTTGCTCCAAATGCAAATAAATTTAGAACCAATGAGCCACTAAGTGATAAGATAATTAGATGCAATCAGCTTCTGAAAGAACATAGCAATCTATGTGTCTTTGCCCCAAAAGAAGAAACCataaaggatgccctatgtaaagATGGCCGCTTTACGTCTCTTCTAAAAGAAAGAGATTGGGTGCTAATGGAGAATAAAAAGTCCATACCAAACAACCTCACAGTTGATTCATTATCTAACAGGACCTTTACCGTCCATGTGAAGACTGAGAAACGGGCCAGTTCTACTAAAGGTCCAAATAATGAACATGTCCTTCCTGTTTCTCAAGCGGCACAACTCAAAGCTTTGTATAGTTTTAAATCTAATATCCTAAACGCATATCCTGATCTGGAAAACCAGAGCGAAATAATCAATACCTTCTTTCAAAATGTCAGGAAGCAACCTAAACATAAGAATGATATTTTTCGCGTGTACAAAGAAGCCTTttgcaagaagaaaaataattcaaTTCCAATTAAACTGGAAAATCTCCATGTTAATCTCAGTAATTCAGTTGGGTATATAATGTGGGACAAATTTTTAAAGAAGGGGACTGCTACTTGTTTTGTCTTATGTGACAAGTACATACTCACCTGCCACCATGTGGTAAAGTTCATAGTTGGAGAAGGTGTGGAAGAAAAAGACTGGGCGCGCAAAATAAGTCAGTCAGCCTGTGTGACTTTCTCTTATGTAGATTCACACCCAAATTCTGATCCTGGTAACTGGTTTGAGCTTGAAGAATGGTTTGAAATATCAGATATGGATCTTGATTTTGCTGTCCTGAAACTGAAAGAAAATGTAAACAAAAGTTCACCTCCTGACGGCTTGGTGCAGTTCACCTTCGATCTACCATGCAACGGTCTTATTGATATCATTGGTCATCCAGATGGAGAAACAAAGCAGACAGATGGCTGTTCTGTTATCAATGTGTATGAACGCCCACAAGAGTTGTTTCATCGCGTACTGCAGGAACAAGAGACACAATGCAACCCCATTGAATGTGGAATTGATGCCTACGGTACAAAATGCATCCATTTATACAATCCTAGagatttcccagaaatcattGATAATCATAATACAGTCACCTATGACACCTCTTTCTTCCATGGCTCTTCAGGTTCACCTGTGTTTGACAGAAATGGCCGCTTACTTGCAATGCATGCTGCAGGATATCTTTATAGAGGAAAGCGTAAACAGAAGAGCATAATTGAATTTGGTTATTCAATGATGTCAATCCTCGCAGCAATTGAAAAGAAGCATAAGTCTTGGTATGACTCTGAAATTGGTCCTTTTCTACAGGCAGGTTGTGATGGTGACAAGAATGCTGTTGGTGCGTACCCTACAGATGTAGAAATGCAACCAGTTGATTAG
- the fam111a gene encoding serine protease FAM111A isoform X1, translating into MQMISLIDFAASWLLILFKLANCNIHICFKQTRVIPPTLDIPQVYTLSTCLTANRTSENASHRCKRNSSFQMSDLVGEQKRISTNHFKVVPIKANMNPRNKKKRSNKKKHSVKKRTSDGNIVPFLKCCNEGSEPSSSVKRMKRGHPLTEIGNHPERQAPTNTEKTIDEEREFTVNLGDSGKEHVVKGTIHDSLLSALKASKDVNAHMDKKKGKKMYLLGKKGIEGCINLGMPLKYVPSGSQFEMKFYISKQTKSSDELEYRQDEIKSKECVLFFVAPNANKFRTNEPLSDKIIRCNQLLKEHSNLCVFAPKEETIKDALCKDGRFTSLLKERDWVLMENKKSIPNNLTVDSLSNRTFTVHVKTEKRASSTKGPNNEHVLPVSQAAQLKALYSFKSNILNAYPDLENQSEIINTFFQNVRKQPKHKNDIFRVYKEAFCKKKNNSIPIKLENLHVNLSNSVGYIMWDKFLKKGTATCFVLCDKYILTCHHVVKFIVGEGVEEKDWARKISQSACVTFSYVDSHPNSDPGNWFELEEWFEISDMDLDFAVLKLKENVNKSSPPDGLVQFTFDLPCNGLIDIIGHPDGETKQTDGCSVINVYERPQELFHRVLQEQETQCNPIECGIDAYGTKCIHLYNPRDFPEIIDNHNTVTYDTSFFHGSSGSPVFDRNGRLLAMHAAGYLYRGKRKQKSIIEFGYSMMSILAAIEKKHKSWYDSEIGPFLQAGCDGDKNAVGAYPTDVEMQPVD; encoded by the exons atgcagatgatctcactgattgactttgcagcttcatggttaCTCAttctattcaagcttgctaactgcaacattcacatttgctttaaacagacaagggttattcctcccaccctggacatcccacaggTATATACactctccacttgcctcactgccaacagaacctctgaaaatgccagccacagatgcaagcgaaACAGCAG TTTCCAGATGTCAGATCTTGTAGGAGAACAAAAGCGGATCTCTACCAATCACTTCAAAG TTGTACCTATAAAAGCCAATATGAATCCTAGAAACAAGAAGAAGCGTTCTAATAAAAAAAAGCATTCAGTTAAAAAAAGGACCAGTGATGGAAATATTGTTCCTTTTCTGAAG TGCTGTAATGAAGGATCTGAGCCCAGTTCAAGTGTCAAAAGAATGAAAAGAGGACATCCTTTGACAGAAATTGGGAATCATCCTGAAAGACAGGCTCCAACAAACACTGAGAAGACAATAGATGAAGAGCGAGAATTCACAGTGAATTTGGGTGATAGTGGAAAGGAGCATGTGGTGAAAGGCACAATCCACGATAGCCTGCTCAGTGCCCTCAAGGCTTCTAAAGATGTTAATGCACATATGGACAAAAAGAAGGGCAAGAAGATGTACTTGTTAGGGAAGAAAGGGATTGAGGGTTGCATTAATTTGGGGATGCCTCTGAAATATGTGCCTAGTGGCTCCCaatttgaaatgaaattttaCATAAGTAAGCAAACTAAGAGCTCTGATGAATTAGAATACAGGCAGGATGAAATTAAGAGCAAGGAATGTGTCTTATTCTTTGTTGCTCCAAATGCAAATAAATTTAGAACCAATGAGCCACTAAGTGATAAGATAATTAGATGCAATCAGCTTCTGAAAGAACATAGCAATCTATGTGTCTTTGCCCCAAAAGAAGAAACCataaaggatgccctatgtaaagATGGCCGCTTTACGTCTCTTCTAAAAGAAAGAGATTGGGTGCTAATGGAGAATAAAAAGTCCATACCAAACAACCTCACAGTTGATTCATTATCTAACAGGACCTTTACCGTCCATGTGAAGACTGAGAAACGGGCCAGTTCTACTAAAGGTCCAAATAATGAACATGTCCTTCCTGTTTCTCAAGCGGCACAACTCAAAGCTTTGTATAGTTTTAAATCTAATATCCTAAACGCATATCCTGATCTGGAAAACCAGAGCGAAATAATCAATACCTTCTTTCAAAATGTCAGGAAGCAACCTAAACATAAGAATGATATTTTTCGCGTGTACAAAGAAGCCTTttgcaagaagaaaaataattcaaTTCCAATTAAACTGGAAAATCTCCATGTTAATCTCAGTAATTCAGTTGGGTATATAATGTGGGACAAATTTTTAAAGAAGGGGACTGCTACTTGTTTTGTCTTATGTGACAAGTACATACTCACCTGCCACCATGTGGTAAAGTTCATAGTTGGAGAAGGTGTGGAAGAAAAAGACTGGGCGCGCAAAATAAGTCAGTCAGCCTGTGTGACTTTCTCTTATGTAGATTCACACCCAAATTCTGATCCTGGTAACTGGTTTGAGCTTGAAGAATGGTTTGAAATATCAGATATGGATCTTGATTTTGCTGTCCTGAAACTGAAAGAAAATGTAAACAAAAGTTCACCTCCTGACGGCTTGGTGCAGTTCACCTTCGATCTACCATGCAACGGTCTTATTGATATCATTGGTCATCCAGATGGAGAAACAAAGCAGACAGATGGCTGTTCTGTTATCAATGTGTATGAACGCCCACAAGAGTTGTTTCATCGCGTACTGCAGGAACAAGAGACACAATGCAACCCCATTGAATGTGGAATTGATGCCTACGGTACAAAATGCATCCATTTATACAATCCTAGagatttcccagaaatcattGATAATCATAATACAGTCACCTATGACACCTCTTTCTTCCATGGCTCTTCAGGTTCACCTGTGTTTGACAGAAATGGCCGCTTACTTGCAATGCATGCTGCAGGATATCTTTATAGAGGAAAGCGTAAACAGAAGAGCATAATTGAATTTGGTTATTCAATGATGTCAATCCTCGCAGCAATTGAAAAGAAGCATAAGTCTTGGTATGACTCTGAAATTGGTCCTTTTCTACAGGCAGGTTGTGATGGTGACAAGAATGCTGTTGGTGCGTACCCTACAGATGTAGAAATGCAACCAGTTGATTAG
- the fam111a gene encoding serine protease FAM111A isoform X3 has protein sequence MSDLVGEQKRISTNHFKVVPIKANMNPRNKKKRSNKKKHSVKKRTSDGNIVPFLKCCNEGSEPSSSVKRMKRGHPLTEIGNHPERQAPTNTEKTIDEEREFTVNLGDSGKEHVVKGTIHDSLLSALKASKDVNAHMDKKKGKKMYLLGKKGIEGCINLGMPLKYVPSGSQFEMKFYISKQTKSSDELEYRQDEIKSKECVLFFVAPNANKFRTNEPLSDKIIRCNQLLKEHSNLCVFAPKEETIKDALCKDGRFTSLLKERDWVLMENKKSIPNNLTVDSLSNRTFTVHVKTEKRASSTKGPNNEHVLPVSQAAQLKALYSFKSNILNAYPDLENQSEIINTFFQNVRKQPKHKNDIFRVYKEAFCKKKNNSIPIKLENLHVNLSNSVGYIMWDKFLKKGTATCFVLCDKYILTCHHVVKFIVGEGVEEKDWARKISQSACVTFSYVDSHPNSDPGNWFELEEWFEISDMDLDFAVLKLKENVNKSSPPDGLVQFTFDLPCNGLIDIIGHPDGETKQTDGCSVINVYERPQELFHRVLQEQETQCNPIECGIDAYGTKCIHLYNPRDFPEIIDNHNTVTYDTSFFHGSSGSPVFDRNGRLLAMHAAGYLYRGKRKQKSIIEFGYSMMSILAAIEKKHKSWYDSEIGPFLQAGCDGDKNAVGAYPTDVEMQPVD, from the exons ATGTCAGATCTTGTAGGAGAACAAAAGCGGATCTCTACCAATCACTTCAAAG TTGTACCTATAAAAGCCAATATGAATCCTAGAAACAAGAAGAAGCGTTCTAATAAAAAAAAGCATTCAGTTAAAAAAAGGACCAGTGATGGAAATATTGTTCCTTTTCTGAAG TGCTGTAATGAAGGATCTGAGCCCAGTTCAAGTGTCAAAAGAATGAAAAGAGGACATCCTTTGACAGAAATTGGGAATCATCCTGAAAGACAGGCTCCAACAAACACTGAGAAGACAATAGATGAAGAGCGAGAATTCACAGTGAATTTGGGTGATAGTGGAAAGGAGCATGTGGTGAAAGGCACAATCCACGATAGCCTGCTCAGTGCCCTCAAGGCTTCTAAAGATGTTAATGCACATATGGACAAAAAGAAGGGCAAGAAGATGTACTTGTTAGGGAAGAAAGGGATTGAGGGTTGCATTAATTTGGGGATGCCTCTGAAATATGTGCCTAGTGGCTCCCaatttgaaatgaaattttaCATAAGTAAGCAAACTAAGAGCTCTGATGAATTAGAATACAGGCAGGATGAAATTAAGAGCAAGGAATGTGTCTTATTCTTTGTTGCTCCAAATGCAAATAAATTTAGAACCAATGAGCCACTAAGTGATAAGATAATTAGATGCAATCAGCTTCTGAAAGAACATAGCAATCTATGTGTCTTTGCCCCAAAAGAAGAAACCataaaggatgccctatgtaaagATGGCCGCTTTACGTCTCTTCTAAAAGAAAGAGATTGGGTGCTAATGGAGAATAAAAAGTCCATACCAAACAACCTCACAGTTGATTCATTATCTAACAGGACCTTTACCGTCCATGTGAAGACTGAGAAACGGGCCAGTTCTACTAAAGGTCCAAATAATGAACATGTCCTTCCTGTTTCTCAAGCGGCACAACTCAAAGCTTTGTATAGTTTTAAATCTAATATCCTAAACGCATATCCTGATCTGGAAAACCAGAGCGAAATAATCAATACCTTCTTTCAAAATGTCAGGAAGCAACCTAAACATAAGAATGATATTTTTCGCGTGTACAAAGAAGCCTTttgcaagaagaaaaataattcaaTTCCAATTAAACTGGAAAATCTCCATGTTAATCTCAGTAATTCAGTTGGGTATATAATGTGGGACAAATTTTTAAAGAAGGGGACTGCTACTTGTTTTGTCTTATGTGACAAGTACATACTCACCTGCCACCATGTGGTAAAGTTCATAGTTGGAGAAGGTGTGGAAGAAAAAGACTGGGCGCGCAAAATAAGTCAGTCAGCCTGTGTGACTTTCTCTTATGTAGATTCACACCCAAATTCTGATCCTGGTAACTGGTTTGAGCTTGAAGAATGGTTTGAAATATCAGATATGGATCTTGATTTTGCTGTCCTGAAACTGAAAGAAAATGTAAACAAAAGTTCACCTCCTGACGGCTTGGTGCAGTTCACCTTCGATCTACCATGCAACGGTCTTATTGATATCATTGGTCATCCAGATGGAGAAACAAAGCAGACAGATGGCTGTTCTGTTATCAATGTGTATGAACGCCCACAAGAGTTGTTTCATCGCGTACTGCAGGAACAAGAGACACAATGCAACCCCATTGAATGTGGAATTGATGCCTACGGTACAAAATGCATCCATTTATACAATCCTAGagatttcccagaaatcattGATAATCATAATACAGTCACCTATGACACCTCTTTCTTCCATGGCTCTTCAGGTTCACCTGTGTTTGACAGAAATGGCCGCTTACTTGCAATGCATGCTGCAGGATATCTTTATAGAGGAAAGCGTAAACAGAAGAGCATAATTGAATTTGGTTATTCAATGATGTCAATCCTCGCAGCAATTGAAAAGAAGCATAAGTCTTGGTATGACTCTGAAATTGGTCCTTTTCTACAGGCAGGTTGTGATGGTGACAAGAATGCTGTTGGTGCGTACCCTACAGATGTAGAAATGCAACCAGTTGATTAG